In Mycobacterium gallinarum, a single window of DNA contains:
- a CDS encoding aromatic ring-hydroxylating oxygenase subunit alpha — protein sequence METISSITGSAGLVDSSAFYDEAVYQRELEVIFKRSWLFVGHESMIPRPGDFRTTYMGDDAVIVCRDKESGVRVLLNKCRHRGNKVCQFDKGNANIFRCSYHGWSYDTAGQLRGVPLAESAYGPQFDKSSMGLVSPRVATYKGLIFACWDHSAPPLTEYLGEGLLWYLDNFLLDSDPNGLQVVPGLHRYLMPVNWKLLAENFGGDQYHFAATHGSVAALSKAGRTARIDFSIDEGQHYSVVLDGGAPHGLLQLAVGKNFYQDDLAQAETLGAEAVHWLTERQRLQDERLAAYSVQPYSFHVANIFPNFSMIGMGTAFYGRGFIMWQPRGPRLTEVWEWCLVESSAPRSAKERMVFVLSQRQSAAGLVTPDDHENFERLSDALETGIAREVPFNYSLGEDVEPVESLIAELPGNVRPQVSETYQREFYRHWHQIMTEPA from the coding sequence ATGGAGACAATCTCTTCCATAACAGGCTCGGCGGGGCTCGTCGACTCCTCGGCCTTCTACGACGAGGCGGTGTACCAGCGGGAACTCGAAGTCATCTTCAAGCGTTCGTGGCTATTCGTCGGCCATGAGTCCATGATCCCCAGGCCCGGTGACTTCCGCACGACCTATATGGGCGACGATGCGGTGATCGTGTGCCGGGATAAGGAATCCGGTGTTCGTGTGCTGCTGAACAAGTGTCGGCACCGGGGCAATAAAGTCTGTCAGTTCGACAAGGGCAATGCCAACATCTTTCGCTGTAGCTACCACGGCTGGAGTTACGACACCGCCGGGCAGTTGCGCGGTGTTCCGCTGGCCGAAAGCGCCTATGGACCGCAGTTCGACAAGTCCAGTATGGGTCTGGTTTCGCCGCGGGTGGCTACCTACAAAGGACTTATCTTCGCGTGCTGGGATCACTCGGCGCCGCCGCTGACCGAATATCTGGGTGAGGGCCTTCTGTGGTACCTCGACAACTTCCTACTCGACAGCGACCCCAACGGCCTGCAGGTCGTTCCCGGCCTGCACCGCTATCTCATGCCCGTCAACTGGAAGTTGTTGGCCGAGAACTTCGGCGGCGACCAGTACCATTTTGCGGCCACTCATGGATCGGTCGCCGCACTGTCGAAAGCGGGGCGGACTGCCCGCATTGACTTCTCGATTGACGAGGGTCAGCACTACAGCGTGGTTCTCGATGGCGGCGCACCCCATGGGTTGCTACAGCTGGCAGTCGGCAAGAATTTTTATCAAGACGATCTCGCCCAAGCCGAGACGCTCGGTGCCGAAGCGGTCCACTGGCTAACCGAGCGGCAGCGTCTGCAAGACGAGCGGTTGGCGGCATACTCCGTGCAGCCCTACAGCTTTCATGTGGCCAATATCTTCCCGAACTTCAGCATGATTGGCATGGGCACGGCCTTCTATGGCCGGGGTTTCATCATGTGGCAGCCTCGGGGACCGCGGTTGACCGAGGTTTGGGAGTGGTGTTTGGTGGAAAGCTCTGCGCCCCGGTCGGCCAAGGAACGCATGGTCTTCGTCTTGAGCCAGCGGCAGTCGGCGGCCGGCCTCGTGACGCCCGATGATCACGAAAACTTCGAACGATTGTCCGACGCCCTTGAGACGGGAATCGCCCGGGAGGTGCCGTTCAACTACTCACTTGGCGAGGACGTCGAACCGGTGGAGTCGCTGATCGCGGAGTTACCCGGCAATGTCAGGCCACAGGTCAGCGAAACCTACCAGCGTGAGTTCTACCGGCACTGGCACCAAATCATGACGGAGCCGGCGTAG
- a CDS encoding aromatic-ring-hydroxylating dioxygenase subunit beta → METSQLDVELRLRIHEFYARETMLLDDGRLDEWLRLLAPDVRYTMPFPESSTHPLGDDDDLPPFLLFNDDYESLKLRIARLATGLAPGETPRTITQRIVSDILVTDVSDQELSVRSSVLVFLVRHERHENFFIGKRQDVLRRDEGSGLLLAARAITLAHSVLPRAISIFF, encoded by the coding sequence ATGGAGACCAGCCAGTTGGACGTGGAACTGCGGCTGCGAATACATGAATTCTATGCCCGGGAGACCATGCTTCTCGACGATGGGCGGCTGGACGAGTGGCTGCGCCTATTGGCACCGGATGTCAGATACACGATGCCATTCCCAGAGTCCAGCACGCATCCGCTCGGCGATGATGACGACCTACCGCCGTTTCTGCTGTTCAACGACGACTATGAATCGTTGAAGCTCAGAATTGCCCGTCTGGCTACCGGGCTCGCCCCGGGAGAAACTCCGCGTACGATCACCCAGCGCATAGTCAGCGACATCCTGGTCACCGATGTGTCCGATCAAGAGCTCAGCGTCCGATCCAGCGTATTGGTGTTCCTCGTACGCCATGAACGCCACGAGAACTTCTTTATCGGCAAACGACAAGACGTGCTACGCCGGGACGAAGGCTCGGGCCTGCTTCTGGCCGCCCGGGCCATCACTCTGGCTCATAGCGTTCTTCCACGAGCGATTTCGATCTTCTTCTAA
- a CDS encoding Gfo/Idh/MocA family protein, producing the protein MTDVASRELGLGFLGIGQAVARIFQQYPDMSTLPYRVVAAADTRPHSLARFASEFSGQTYTNAEQLCADPSVDVVYIATPPELHREHALMAAHYRKHMIVEKPLAMSIDDCTAMVEAAHAAGVQLMAGHTHSFDAPVRAMAELVGSGDLGELLMVNTWNFNDFNRRPWPTSELRSTSGPVLNQGPHQVDIVRQIVGGLARTVRASTIWDDVRECVGGYTCHLGFKSGASATLVYDGRAFFDVAELHSWVAEDGGRRSPQANQLVASNFAQLSQDPDRLEVALEAQKEQGRYGAATTTEESQELWGYSAPGEIVHHPYFGLTVVSCERGAIRQSPDGLVVYGQDGLQEIPVARTMRGRAAELAELHRAITQDRPVQHDGRWGRATLEVCFAILQSAYEEREVVLSHQVAL; encoded by the coding sequence ATGACAGATGTCGCTTCACGCGAACTCGGCCTCGGATTTCTCGGAATCGGTCAGGCTGTCGCCAGAATTTTCCAGCAGTACCCGGACATGTCGACACTGCCGTATCGGGTTGTGGCGGCAGCAGATACCCGGCCACACTCGCTCGCCCGCTTCGCGAGCGAGTTCTCGGGCCAGACCTACACGAACGCAGAGCAGCTGTGCGCGGATCCAAGCGTGGACGTCGTCTACATCGCTACCCCTCCCGAGCTGCACCGGGAGCATGCGCTAATGGCTGCACATTACAGAAAACACATGATCGTCGAAAAGCCGTTGGCCATGTCGATCGACGATTGCACCGCAATGGTTGAGGCGGCCCACGCGGCGGGCGTACAGCTGATGGCCGGCCACACACACAGCTTTGACGCGCCGGTGCGAGCGATGGCCGAACTCGTAGGCAGTGGCGATCTCGGCGAGTTGCTCATGGTCAACACCTGGAACTTCAATGACTTCAACCGGCGACCGTGGCCGACGTCGGAATTGCGCTCGACCAGCGGGCCAGTTCTCAACCAGGGACCCCACCAGGTCGATATCGTGCGGCAAATAGTCGGCGGTCTGGCCAGAACAGTACGCGCGTCGACAATATGGGACGACGTCCGGGAATGCGTCGGGGGATACACCTGTCACCTTGGATTCAAATCAGGAGCTTCGGCCACGCTCGTCTATGACGGCCGAGCCTTCTTCGATGTCGCGGAGTTGCACTCGTGGGTGGCAGAAGACGGCGGCCGCCGCAGCCCCCAAGCGAACCAGCTGGTGGCCAGCAACTTCGCTCAGCTCAGTCAGGACCCCGACCGACTCGAAGTCGCACTGGAAGCTCAAAAGGAACAGGGCCGCTACGGTGCTGCGACGACGACCGAGGAATCACAGGAACTTTGGGGTTACTCCGCCCCGGGAGAGATCGTCCACCACCCCTACTTCGGCCTGACCGTGGTGTCCTGCGAACGCGGCGCGATCAGGCAGTCGCCCGACGGCCTGGTGGTGTACGGGCAAGACGGACTGCAGGAAATACCGGTCGCGCGCACGATGCGGGGCAGGGCCGCGGAGTTGGCTGAACTACATCGTGCGATCACTCAGGACCGCCCCGTTCAGCACGACGGTCGCTGGGGGCGCGCCACGCTCGAAGTATGTTTCGCCATCCTGCAATCGGCCTACGAAGAACGTGAAGTCGTTCTCTCCCACCAGGTAGCGCTGTGA
- a CDS encoding extradiol ring-cleavage dioxygenase yields MGEIVAGYASSHAFTFIPPSRWELFRTKNRKNYTLRRGKNAPCPPKTDEEPFDAAAARYTHIENGLQRLRDSIRRDRLDCLIIIGDDQNENFDGSALPQIAIHTGAGFEVSDRFLPAARFWKSSPELSKDLSEHTVEAGFDVATVVDFRETTLHSHAHGEIVANILGDHEVPVVLVFLNAVHVPSLSPKRCFALGCAIGDAVRSRRPAGERIGVYASGGLSHFTAGFPWAAYHGPRVHGSIDDEFDRRTLKVLAAGNGYELSKLTSEDLLNSGNIELRSWICAVGAVGGNTPWASVYEPIPRALMGMAVAWTHPEIPN; encoded by the coding sequence GTGGGTGAGATTGTAGCGGGCTACGCGTCGTCCCATGCCTTCACTTTCATCCCGCCGAGCAGGTGGGAACTCTTCCGCACAAAGAACAGGAAGAACTACACATTGCGACGCGGTAAGAACGCACCTTGCCCGCCAAAGACAGACGAAGAACCATTCGACGCCGCCGCGGCGCGCTACACGCATATTGAAAACGGGCTTCAACGGCTGCGGGACAGCATTAGACGCGACCGACTCGATTGCCTGATCATCATCGGCGATGACCAAAACGAGAACTTCGACGGTTCTGCGCTGCCCCAGATAGCCATCCACACAGGAGCGGGGTTCGAAGTGTCCGACCGCTTCTTGCCCGCCGCGCGGTTCTGGAAAAGCTCGCCCGAGCTCAGTAAGGACTTGAGTGAGCACACCGTCGAGGCGGGGTTCGACGTCGCCACCGTCGTCGATTTCCGTGAGACAACCTTGCACTCACACGCCCACGGCGAGATTGTGGCCAACATTCTCGGAGACCACGAAGTCCCAGTGGTGTTGGTCTTCCTCAATGCCGTTCATGTGCCGTCGTTGTCGCCCAAACGGTGCTTCGCGCTCGGATGTGCGATTGGCGACGCCGTGCGGTCACGGCGCCCCGCAGGCGAGAGGATAGGTGTCTACGCGTCCGGTGGGCTCTCACACTTCACGGCCGGCTTTCCGTGGGCTGCCTACCACGGGCCGCGTGTCCACGGCTCAATCGACGACGAGTTCGATCGCCGCACTCTGAAGGTCCTCGCCGCCGGAAACGGCTACGAGCTGAGCAAGCTGACCAGTGAAGACTTGCTCAACTCTGGCAACATCGAGCTGAGATCTTGGATATGTGCTGTCGGTGCCGTCGGCGGCAACACTCCATGGGCCAGCGTCTACGAGCCGATCCCCCGCGCGCTAATGGGAATGGCCGTCGCTTGGACGCACCCCGAGATCCCTAATTAG
- a CDS encoding class II aldolase/adducin family protein: protein MSSTPSAKGLDTERHAIALACRVLAARGLAPGILGHISLRVDKDRLLIRCRGPHERGLAFTRAKDIRLVTLDGEEGAPGELDDGYQPPNELPLHSEVLRTRRDVNAVVHAHPEAVVAADLAGLGVRPIVGAFDIPGFRLAADGVPVYRRGVLVRNRQLAQEMVAAMADRPVVVLRAHGLTSAAESVERAVLQAISVDTISRLSLQIASAGGTLADLPDDDAAELPDLGNAFNETIAWRHELARLQTHRSSRHTSKKRSS from the coding sequence ATGAGCTCCACCCCTTCGGCAAAAGGGCTAGACACTGAACGACACGCCATCGCGCTGGCCTGTCGCGTCCTGGCGGCGCGCGGCTTGGCGCCAGGCATCCTCGGCCACATCAGCCTGCGCGTCGATAAAGATCGACTGCTGATCCGATGTCGTGGTCCGCACGAGCGAGGACTCGCGTTCACCCGTGCAAAAGACATCCGGCTGGTCACGTTGGACGGTGAAGAGGGCGCCCCAGGAGAGCTCGACGACGGTTACCAGCCGCCGAACGAGTTGCCACTGCACAGCGAAGTGCTCCGCACCCGCCGCGATGTCAATGCCGTGGTCCATGCGCACCCCGAGGCGGTAGTTGCCGCCGATCTCGCCGGTCTAGGCGTCCGGCCGATCGTCGGAGCGTTTGACATCCCCGGTTTTAGGCTCGCCGCGGATGGCGTGCCGGTCTATCGGCGAGGGGTCTTGGTGCGCAATCGGCAACTCGCCCAGGAAATGGTTGCTGCTATGGCGGACCGGCCGGTTGTCGTTCTGCGGGCCCACGGCCTCACTAGTGCTGCGGAATCCGTTGAGCGGGCCGTACTACAGGCCATCAGCGTCGACACGATATCGCGTTTGTCGCTTCAGATCGCTTCTGCTGGTGGCACTCTGGCTGATTTGCCCGACGATGATGCAGCAGAACTGCCTGACCTAGGGAATGCGTTTAACGAGACCATCGCGTGGCGTCACGAGTTGGCACGCCTCCAAACCCATCGTTCGTCGCGTCACACTTCCAAAAAACGATCCTCATAG
- the hcaB gene encoding 3-(cis-5,6-dihydroxycyclohexa-1,3-dien-1-yl)propanoate dehydrogenase yields MSWLTGQVALVTGGAAGIGLAVVERFLAEGACVGVLDRSEGDLATIGSADGRLIAVTGDVTAYDDNVRAVRETVDAFGKLDVFVGNAGIFDYFAPLVGFDGADLSSAFDEIFAVNVKGYLLGARAAVPELLKSDGPSIIFTVSNSGFYASGGGPLYTASKHAVVGVVRELAYELAPKIRVNGVAPGGTITGLRGIEDLGQGGNVLSSVPGIADMMSVTNPLQYAQQPADHAGLYLLLASAENSRAVTGVVINSDGGLGVRGLNQPSGGLELATGAMRNDVRSP; encoded by the coding sequence TTGAGTTGGTTGACCGGACAAGTCGCACTTGTGACCGGCGGGGCAGCCGGAATCGGTTTGGCCGTGGTCGAGCGGTTCTTGGCCGAGGGTGCATGCGTGGGTGTCTTGGATCGCTCGGAAGGCGACCTGGCTACCATTGGCAGCGCCGACGGCAGGCTCATCGCGGTAACAGGTGACGTTACTGCGTATGACGACAATGTCAGGGCGGTGCGCGAAACGGTCGATGCGTTCGGAAAGCTCGACGTGTTCGTCGGTAACGCTGGGATCTTTGACTACTTCGCCCCCTTAGTAGGTTTCGACGGCGCCGACCTCAGCAGCGCCTTCGATGAGATCTTCGCGGTCAATGTCAAGGGGTACCTCCTTGGTGCTAGGGCCGCCGTTCCTGAACTCCTCAAAAGCGATGGGCCTAGCATCATTTTCACCGTCTCCAACTCTGGTTTCTATGCCTCTGGTGGCGGCCCGTTATACACCGCTTCCAAGCACGCAGTCGTTGGCGTAGTGCGTGAACTGGCGTACGAGTTGGCGCCGAAGATCCGGGTGAATGGCGTGGCTCCAGGCGGCACGATAACGGGCCTACGTGGTATCGAAGACCTCGGCCAGGGCGGAAACGTGTTGTCATCGGTGCCCGGCATCGCCGACATGATGAGTGTCACGAACCCTCTGCAGTACGCCCAGCAGCCTGCCGATCATGCCGGCCTGTACTTGCTACTCGCGTCTGCAGAAAACTCGCGAGCGGTGACGGGCGTCGTCATCAACAGTGACGGCGGCTTGGGCGTGCGGGGTCTGAACCAGCCGTCGGGAGGGCTGGAACTCGCCACCGGCGCGATGCGCAATGACGTTCGGTCGCCTTAG
- a CDS encoding VOC family protein yields MLVKALGYVGVESPDAKEWLEFGPEVLGMEAVEAASGSVLLRIDDADHRLAVHHGERNRMLYAGWDVGSEEAVEAAGELLHRQGIGFEVGTEEDCAARGVLGFLTLSDPSGLRHELFYGQKVVPGSFRPGRAMSGFVTGAQGLGHVVLATPDLAQADRFLRGVLGFKKSDEIYTFIDLWFYHCNPRHHSIALTPMPGVRGLHHVMVEVQSFDDVGMAYDLCMSRNIPLSMTLGRHVNDRMVSFYVRTPSGFDLEYGWDGATVDDETWTVAQYDRPSVWGHQMVAQTPPGALEAATT; encoded by the coding sequence ATGTTGGTGAAGGCGTTGGGTTATGTGGGTGTGGAGTCTCCGGATGCGAAGGAGTGGTTGGAGTTCGGTCCGGAGGTTTTGGGGATGGAGGCGGTGGAGGCGGCCAGTGGGTCGGTTCTGTTGCGGATCGATGACGCCGATCACCGGTTGGCTGTGCATCACGGGGAGCGCAACCGGATGTTGTATGCGGGTTGGGATGTGGGCAGCGAGGAGGCGGTTGAGGCTGCTGGGGAGTTGTTGCATCGGCAGGGTATTGGGTTTGAGGTGGGAACCGAGGAGGACTGCGCGGCCCGCGGGGTGTTGGGCTTTTTGACGCTGTCGGATCCTTCGGGGTTGCGTCATGAGTTGTTTTACGGTCAGAAGGTGGTGCCGGGTTCCTTCCGGCCCGGTCGTGCGATGTCGGGGTTCGTCACCGGTGCGCAGGGGTTGGGTCATGTGGTGCTGGCGACGCCGGACCTCGCGCAGGCCGACCGGTTTTTGCGGGGGGTGTTGGGGTTTAAGAAGAGCGATGAGATTTACACCTTCATCGATCTGTGGTTCTACCACTGCAACCCGCGCCATCACAGCATCGCGTTGACTCCGATGCCGGGTGTGCGGGGACTGCACCACGTGATGGTCGAGGTGCAAAGTTTTGATGACGTGGGCATGGCTTATGACCTGTGCATGTCGCGCAACATTCCGCTGAGCATGACGTTGGGGCGCCATGTCAACGATCGGATGGTGTCGTTCTACGTCCGAACACCCAGCGGGTTTGACCTCGAGTACGGCTGGGATGGGGCCACCGTCGACGACGAAACCTGGACAGTCGCCCAGTACGACCGACCCAGTGTGTGGGGCCACCAGATGGTCGCCCAAACACCACCAGGAGCACTCGAAGCCGCAACAACATGA
- a CDS encoding Rieske 2Fe-2S domain-containing protein — translation MSIVGDKNDIQQLIAAGQESLAKGRLPAGLVANAEVHKLEAQRVFGTCWQFLAHETEVPEAGDYVVRYLGGGSIIVVRGEDGEVRAMANSCRHRGTQLCRTEMGNTSHFRCPYHGWTYRNTGTLAGVPAQKEVYGVEMDKNEWSLTQVPRLENYGGLIFGCLDEKAAPLVDYLGDMAWYLDLITKKTQGGLEVRGEPQRWIIDSNWKLGADNFVGDAYHTLMTHRSAVELGLAPPDPKFASQPAHISLSNGHGLGVLGVPPGQPMPPFMNYPREVVDGLAEAYGDQDHADMLQGTAFIHGTIFPNLSFLNVLIGKDNKSMPVPMLTFRLWRPLSHDAMEVWSWFLVEKDADEEFKQQSYETYVRTFGISGVFEQDDAETWRSITAGTQGLLAGSQMLNFEMGMGVLTSDDTWKGPGRPLSSGYAERNQREFWGRLLELLTDSGDDASETGPQLRAQSLTGADEVA, via the coding sequence ATGTCCATTGTCGGAGATAAGAACGACATCCAGCAGCTGATCGCAGCGGGTCAAGAAAGCCTTGCAAAGGGTCGTCTGCCCGCTGGATTGGTCGCCAACGCGGAAGTTCACAAGCTCGAAGCGCAGCGAGTTTTCGGGACGTGCTGGCAATTCCTGGCCCACGAGACGGAGGTACCCGAGGCAGGCGATTACGTGGTGCGATATCTAGGCGGCGGTTCAATCATCGTTGTCCGCGGCGAGGACGGCGAAGTGCGCGCGATGGCTAATTCGTGTCGGCACCGCGGGACACAACTGTGCCGTACGGAGATGGGCAATACCTCCCACTTCCGCTGCCCGTATCACGGCTGGACCTACCGCAACACCGGAACTCTGGCCGGCGTGCCGGCGCAAAAAGAGGTCTACGGGGTCGAGATGGACAAAAACGAGTGGAGTTTGACCCAGGTTCCGCGCCTCGAGAACTATGGCGGATTGATCTTCGGTTGCCTAGACGAGAAGGCAGCACCTCTCGTCGACTACCTGGGCGATATGGCGTGGTATCTGGACCTCATCACGAAGAAGACCCAGGGTGGACTGGAGGTGCGTGGCGAGCCGCAGCGTTGGATCATCGACTCCAACTGGAAGCTCGGCGCAGACAACTTCGTCGGGGACGCCTACCACACGTTGATGACGCACCGATCGGCGGTGGAACTCGGTCTTGCTCCGCCCGATCCAAAATTTGCATCGCAACCGGCCCATATCAGTCTCTCCAACGGTCACGGCCTCGGCGTCCTCGGGGTGCCACCCGGCCAACCGATGCCGCCCTTTATGAACTATCCACGAGAGGTCGTCGACGGGCTCGCCGAGGCTTATGGCGACCAGGATCACGCAGACATGCTGCAAGGTACGGCCTTCATTCACGGCACGATCTTTCCGAACCTCTCATTCCTCAACGTCCTCATCGGTAAGGACAACAAGTCAATGCCGGTGCCGATGTTGACGTTTCGGCTGTGGCGGCCACTGTCACACGACGCGATGGAAGTTTGGTCGTGGTTCCTCGTCGAGAAGGACGCCGACGAAGAGTTCAAACAGCAGTCGTATGAAACCTACGTGCGAACCTTCGGCATTTCCGGGGTGTTCGAACAGGACGACGCCGAGACCTGGCGCTCCATCACTGCGGGAACGCAAGGCCTTCTCGCAGGCAGCCAGATGCTCAACTTCGAAATGGGCATGGGTGTGCTGACGAGCGACGACACTTGGAAGGGGCCCGGTCGTCCCCTGTCCAGCGGGTACGCGGAGCGTAACCAACGCGAATTCTGGGGTCGCCTGCTGGAGTTGCTCACCGACTCGGGCGACGACGCCAGCGAAACTGGGCCCCAACTGCGCGCGCAGTCTCTGACCGGTGCGGACGA